CCCTCTGGGATGTCTGCGCAAGCGCCCATCGGCCTGGCAGCCTCGACCAGCGGATCGACCTCTCGACTGTCCGATCCAATGATTTTGAGCGCTTTTTCGAAGAGCATCCAGATATCACGCTGATTTGCTTCAATGGCGCTACAGCGGCCAGCCTTTATCAACGGCTGGTTCTGCCCAGACTGTCGGTTCGCGCCGCGGCGATTGCTTCACGCCGATTGCCCTCGACGAGTCCCGCGCATGCATCGATGACATTCGCCCAAAAGCACGAAAAATGGCGATCCGCACTCGCCCCATTTCTCGATTAGCTCTAGGGCGCTTCCCCGCGCCCAAAAACCGCGCTAGACCCGAGCCATGCCTGAACGTCCCCCTTACATGATCTCGACGGCCATTCCCTATGCGAATGGCGCGCCGCATATTGGTCACGCCTATGAGCGCATCGCCACCGACGCCTTCGCGCGATGGAAGCGGCTCGACGGCTATGACGTGCTGTTTGTCACCGGCATGGACGAGCACGGGCAGAAGATGCAGCGCACCGCCGAAAAGGAAGGGCTGACGCCGGGGGCGCTCGCCGACCGCACGGCCGCGCAATTCGCCCGGATGGGCGAAGCGCTGAACGCCCGCGCCGACGACATCGTGCGCACGACGCAGGCGCGCCACAAAGAGACCGTGCTCGAAATGTGGCGGCGGATGGAGGCGAACGGCGACCTCTATCTTTCCAAATACGCCGGCTGGTATTCGGTGCGCGACGAGGCCTATTACGACGAGGACGAACTCACCGAGCGGGATGGCAAGAAATTCGCGCCGACGGGCACGCCGGTCGAGTGGGTGGAGGAGGAGAGCTGGTTCTTCAAATTGTCGGCCTATGCGGAGAAATTGCTCGCGCATTACGCGGCTTATCCGCACTTCATCACGCCCGAACACTATAAGAACGAGATCGTCGCCTTCGTGAAGCGCGGGCTCACGGACCTCTCGGTGTCGCGCACGACCTTCGACTGGGGCATCGAGATTCCGCCGAGCGCGCAGACCGCCGCGAAGCATGTGATGTATGTCTGGGTCGACGCACTTACGAATTACGTAACAGCTACAGGATATCTTACGGAAGGCGGAAATAGAGCACGTTTCTGGCCGGCCGACGCGCATGTCATCGGCAAGGACATCACCCGTTTTCACGCCATCTACTGGCCGGCGTTCCTGATGTCCGCAGGCGCGCCTCTGCCCAAGCAGGTCGTCGTGCACGGCTTCCTGTTTTCCAAAGGCGAGAAGATGTCGAAGTCGGTCGGCAATGTCGTCGATCCCATCGATTTGGCCGAGCGCTATGGCGTCGACCAGCTGCGCTACTTCTTTTTGCGCGAGATCCCCTTTGGCCAGGACGGCAACTATTCGCACGAGGCGATCGTCAACCGCATCAACGCCGATCTCGCCAATGACCTCGGCAATCTCGCGCAGCGGTCGCTGTCGATGATCGCCAAGAATTGTATGGGCGCCGTACCACGTAAACACGCGCTTACGGACGCCGATAAAGACATTCTCGCGCAGGCGGCCGACGTTCTCGCGAAAGCGCGCGCCGCCATGGACGATTACGCGCCGCACCACGCGCTGGCGGAAATTTTCCGTATCGTCGCCGAGGCCAATCGCTATTTCGCCGGTGAAGAGCCCTGGGCGAAGAAGAAGAGCGACCCTGCGCGGATGGAGACGATTCTCTACGTCACCGCCGAGACGCTGCGCCGGCTGGCGATTCCCCTGCAGCCGTTTATGCCCGACTCAGCCGGCAAGCTTCTCGATCTCCTGGGCGTCGGCCCGGACGAACGGGATTTGGCGCATGCCGACGAGGCGAACGCCCTGCAGGAGGGCGCGCCGCTGCCGCCGCCAACGCCGATCTTTCCGAGATTTGTGGAGGAGGAAGCGAGTTAGTCCCGCTCCAGCAGGCGCGGAGAGCCGCCGGCCGCGCTCGCCATGCGCTGACCATAATCAGCCGTTTCAAATG
Above is a genomic segment from Methylocystis rosea containing:
- a CDS encoding DNA-deoxyinosine glycosylase, with protein sequence MTYSVGFPPAATRDAKLLILGSLPGQRSLERQQYYAQPRNAFWTLMGSLFGLDAGTCYVDRLQSLNARGVALWDVCASAHRPGSLDQRIDLSTVRSNDFERFFEEHPDITLICFNGATAASLYQRLVLPRLSVRAAAIASRRLPSTSPAHASMTFAQKHEKWRSALAPFLD
- the metG gene encoding methionine--tRNA ligase, which encodes MISTAIPYANGAPHIGHAYERIATDAFARWKRLDGYDVLFVTGMDEHGQKMQRTAEKEGLTPGALADRTAAQFARMGEALNARADDIVRTTQARHKETVLEMWRRMEANGDLYLSKYAGWYSVRDEAYYDEDELTERDGKKFAPTGTPVEWVEEESWFFKLSAYAEKLLAHYAAYPHFITPEHYKNEIVAFVKRGLTDLSVSRTTFDWGIEIPPSAQTAAKHVMYVWVDALTNYVTATGYLTEGGNRARFWPADAHVIGKDITRFHAIYWPAFLMSAGAPLPKQVVVHGFLFSKGEKMSKSVGNVVDPIDLAERYGVDQLRYFFLREIPFGQDGNYSHEAIVNRINADLANDLGNLAQRSLSMIAKNCMGAVPRKHALTDADKDILAQAADVLAKARAAMDDYAPHHALAEIFRIVAEANRYFAGEEPWAKKKSDPARMETILYVTAETLRRLAIPLQPFMPDSAGKLLDLLGVGPDERDLAHADEANALQEGAPLPPPTPIFPRFVEEEAS